From Apium graveolens cultivar Ventura chromosome 9, ASM990537v1, whole genome shotgun sequence, the proteins below share one genomic window:
- the LOC141687452 gene encoding uncharacterized protein LOC141687452, with protein sequence MLKDFRSYIGSVARVQVDINIESWDQVDQGLKDAMWDDIKSRWKQDDSHKKNVLERAGKQWRDFKSKLTKNYLHKGNDPCEKYNFISEEMWELFKKRRETEEFKEISEKAKLSQQHNEHVHYLGPSGYAAKRTKWCVDDPIASLSGYESTNSSTLSSELTGRSYDWIRARTKPREGGGYYLPNDKTKEVFDKMGELQRQVSDGL encoded by the exons ATGCTTAAAGATTTCAGGAGTTATATAGGATCAGTGGCCAGAGTACAAGTCGATATTAATATCGAGAGTTGGGATCAAGTTGATCAAGGACTGAAAGATGCCATGTGGGATGATATTAAG AGTCGTTGGAAACAAGATGATTCGCATAAAAAGAACGTCTTAGAAAGAGCAGGGAAGCAGTGGAGGGATTTCAAGAGTAAGTTGACCAAAAATTACTTGCACAAAGGGAatgatccatgtgaaaaatacaATTTCATCAGCGAGGAGATGTGGGAATTATTTAAAAAAAGACGTGAAACAGAGGAGTTTAAG GAAATAAGTGAAAAAGCAAAATTAAGTCAACAACATAATGAACATGTACATTATCTTGGACCTAGTGGATATGCGGCAAAGAGGACAAAATGGTGTGTTGATGACCCCATAGCTTCTTTGAGTGGTTATGAATCCACTAATTCATCAACTTTATCGAGTGAGCTTACCGGACGTAGTTATGATTGGATTAGAGCACGTACAAAACCTCGGGAGGGCGGAGGTTATTACCTTCCAAATGACAAGACGAAGGAAGTGTTTGACAAAATG GGAGAGTTGCAGAGGCAGGTTTCAGATGGTTTATGA